The Sphingomonas naphthae nucleotide sequence GGGGCGTGGCGGCGGCGGACGCGGGCCGGCCTTGCTCCTTGCGCAATACTTCGAGGCCGATCTCGCGGGTGATGACGTCGTTGCCGATCGACGCCGCGATATCGATCGTCGGCACGGCCCAGCCGGAACCATAATCCTGCGCGTGAGCGGTCGTCGTGGCGAGCAGCAGCAGCGGGAGGGCGAAGCGGGTGCGGGGCATGGCGAGGTCTCCGATCCGTTCAACGGAGAACGGCCCGCAGCGCCATCCGATCCCGATCGGTCAAAGTCTGATAATATATATTATGTAAAGTCGATATCTCTATCTGCGGAGCATTACGGCGATGGCGGCGCCGATCGCGAAGATCGCGATCCAGATCGCCGCCAGCTTCGCGGCGTTCGGCAACGGCAGCCGCCGCGCCAGCAAGGCGCTCGCCGGCAGGATCAGCATCAGCGCGATCATCGCGGCGCTGGCGGCCTGATCGCCGCTCACAAGATCACCGTCATGCCGTCGTAGCCGGGCTCGATCCCGGCGGGCAGCGTTGCCACGAGCGAGGCATAATCCATCGACTGGTCCATATGCGTGAGGATCGCGCGCTTGGGTTTGAGGTCCGCGATCCAGCCGAGCGTCGAGCCGAGATCGGCGTGGGTCGGATGCGGCTTCACCCGCAGCGCATCGACCACCCACAGATCGATGCCGGCGAAAAGATCGGCCATGGCGTCGGTCAGATCGTGGAAATCGGTGGAATATCCGATCGATACGCCCTGATGGTCGAAGCGGATGCCAGCCGATGTGATGCCGCCATGGGGCTGATCGACCACCCGCACGCGCAGGTCGCCAATGGCCGCATCATCCTCCAGCAGCCGCGCCTCGGCCGTCGCTGGGTAGCCGCCGCGTCCCTCGAACACATAGCCGAAGCGGTGGCGCAGTTCATCGAGCGTCCAGGCGCGGGCATAGGCCGGCACCGGCGCGCCGCGCACATGGAAGAGCTGGCGCAGATCGTCGAGTCCGTGGCAGTGATCGGCATGATCGTGCGTCCAGATCGCCGCATCGATCGCGCCGATGCCGTTGGCCAACAGCTGCTCGCGCATGTCCGGGCCGGTATCGACCAGCAGCCGGGTCGTGTCGCTCTCGACCGCGATCGACGCGCGGCTACGCCGGTTCCTCGGCTCGGCGGGATCGCACGCGCCCCAATCGCCCCCGATCCGTGGCACGCCCGAGGATGTGCCGCAGCCGAGGATCACGAGCTTCACGGGCGGTGCGCTTTCGTGAACAATGTGAAGAAGTTGGCGGCGGTGGTTTCCGCCAGTTGCTCGACCGGCACGCCGCGCAGATCGGCGAGGAAACGCGCGGTGTCGGCAACGAAGCCGGGCTCACAGGGCTTGCCCCGATGCGGCACCGGCGCGAGGAACGGGCTGTCGGTTTCGATCAGCAGGCGATCCGCCGGGATTGTCGCGGCGGTGGCTTGCAAATCCTTGGCGTTCTTGAACGTCACGATACCCGAAATCGAGATATAGAGGCCCAAATCCAGTGCCTTGGCGGCGAAATCGGCCGAGGCGGTGAAGCAGTGGATGACGCCGGGATAAGCCCCCTTCCCCATCTCGTCGGCCAGGATTTCGGCGGTGTCGGCCTCCGCATCGCGGGTATGGACGATCAGCGGCAGGCCGGTCTCGCGCGCGGCGACGATATGGGCGCGGAAGCTCGTGCGCTGCTGGTCGCGATCGGACTTGTCGTAATAATAATCGAGGCCGGTCTCGCCGATCGCCACGACCCTCGGGTGCGCGGCGGCGGCGACCAGCTTGGCGGTGTCCACATCGGGATGCTGGTCGGCCTCATGCGGGTGAATGCCGATCGAGGCCCACACGTCCGCCTCGCGCTCGGCGACGGCGACGACCTCGGGCCATTCCTTCTCGCGGGTCGAGATGTTGAGCATCGTGCCCACGCCGCGCGCCCGCGCCCGATCGAGCGCACCGGCCTGATCCTCTACCAGACCCGGGTAGATCAGGTGGCAGTGGCTATCGACCAGCATTGTCTGTCTCGACGATGCGGGGGAACACGCCCTGCGGCGGCGGCAAAGCAAGGCCGGGCTGCAAGCGATTGCCGAGGCTCGCGAAATCGCGCGCGTCGGCCCCCTGCCCGACCAGATCGAGCAATTTGTCCGCGCTCGCCGGGATCGCCCAGCGGACGAGGATCGCGAGCTGGCGGATCGTCTCGGCGGTCTCGTAGAGGATCGCGTCGGCGGCAATTGGATCGGTCTTGCGGACGGCCCAGGGCGCGGCGTCGGCGAAATAGCGATTGGCCTCGCCGACCGCTTCCCAGATCGCCTCCAGCGCGCGATGCGGGGCGAGCGCGATCATTGCCTCGTCCAGCTTCGCCTTGGCGGTCGCCAGCACGGCGGGCATGTCCGATCCGGCGCGCGGCTGCGGAACCACGCCGCCACAATTCTTGGCGATGATCGACAGGCAGCGTTGCGCCAGATTGCCGAGGCCGTTGGCGAGATCGGCGTTGGAGCGGGTGACGATCGC carries:
- a CDS encoding MBL fold metallo-hydrolase, whose translation is MKLVILGCGTSSGVPRIGGDWGACDPAEPRNRRSRASIAVESDTTRLLVDTGPDMREQLLANGIGAIDAAIWTHDHADHCHGLDDLRQLFHVRGAPVPAYARAWTLDELRHRFGYVFEGRGGYPATAEARLLEDDAAIGDLRVRVVDQPHGGITSAGIRFDHQGVSIGYSTDFHDLTDAMADLFAGIDLWVVDALRVKPHPTHADLGSTLGWIADLKPKRAILTHMDQSMDYASLVATLPAGIEPGYDGMTVIL
- a CDS encoding TatD family hydrolase, whose translation is MLVDSHCHLIYPGLVEDQAGALDRARARGVGTMLNISTREKEWPEVVAVAEREADVWASIGIHPHEADQHPDVDTAKLVAAAAHPRVVAIGETGLDYYYDKSDRDQQRTSFRAHIVAARETGLPLIVHTRDAEADTAEILADEMGKGAYPGVIHCFTASADFAAKALDLGLYISISGIVTFKNAKDLQATAATIPADRLLIETDSPFLAPVPHRGKPCEPGFVADTARFLADLRGVPVEQLAETTAANFFTLFTKAHRP